A window of Pomacea canaliculata isolate SZHN2017 linkage group LG3, ASM307304v1, whole genome shotgun sequence contains these coding sequences:
- the LOC112559802 gene encoding zinc finger protein 728-like yields the protein MHLLTHSDVKTHKCSICKAVFKRPDHVKQHMHVHSESDEKPHQCSVCKAGFKRSDNLKQHMLVHSASLKEHLLTPSGSEKRHKCSVCKASFTYPSYLKIHMQIHSGIRPHQCSVCGSSFRYLSALKEHVLIHSGEKPHQCSVCQAAFRCSSNLRRHMVIHSDVRPHQCSLCEAAFKELPTLKRHMLVHSDSDVKPHQCSECDAAFRCSSDLKKHMMVHSDVRPHECSVCDAAFRHLYNLKKHMMMHSDIRPHQCIVCNATFRRPANLIKHMRVHNKSDVKPHQCSVCEASFRSLSDLRKHMLSHSDIKPHHCSLCNSAFKHSYNLKRHLLIHSESNVKPHQCNVCKAAFRFSSKLKAHMLTHSDVKLHQCSICKAVFKRSDHVKQHMHVHSESNEKPHQCSVCKAGFKRSDNLKQHMLVHSNV from the coding sequence ATGCACTTGCTGACCCATAGTGATGTTAAAACTCACAAGTGCAGCATATGTAAAGCTGTCTTCAAACGACCAGACCATGTGAAGCAGCACATGCATGTCCACAGTGAGAGTGACGAGAAACCTCATCAGTGCAGCGTGTGTAAAGCAGGTTTTAAACGCTCAGACAActtaaaacagcacatgctaGTTCACAGTGCATCGCTGAAAGAGCACTTGCTAACTCCTAGTGGTAGTGAAAAGCGTCATAAGTGCAGTGTCTGTAAAGCTTCTTTCACTTACCCATCCTATTTGAAAATCCACATGCAAATCCACAGCGGTAtaagacctcaccagtgcagcgTGTGTGGATCTTCTTTCAGATACTTAAGTGCCTTAAAAGAGCATGTGCTGATCCACAGTGgtgagaaacctcaccagtgcagtgtttGTCAGGCTGCTTTCAGGTGCTCATCCAACTTAAGAAGGCACATGGTGATCCATAGTGATGTCAGGCCTCACCAATGCAGCTTGTGTGAGGCTGCTTTTAAAGAATTGCCCACATTAAAACGCCACATGCTAGTTCACAGTGACAGCGATGTGAAACCGCATCAGTGCAGTGAGTGTGATGCTGCTTTTAGGTGCTCATCTGATCTAAAAAAGCATATGATGGTCCACAGTGATGTTAGGCCTCACgagtgcagtgtgtgtgatgCTGCTTTTAGACACttgtacaatttaaaaaaacacatgatGATGCACAGTGACATTAGACCTCACCAATGTATTGTATGTAATGCTACTTTTAGGCGCCCAGCCAATTTGATCAAGCACATGCGGGTCCACAACAAGAGTGATGTGAAACCTCatcagtgcagtgtgtgtgaagCCTCTTTTAGATCCTTATCTGATTTACGAAAGCATATGTTGAGCCACAGCGATATTAAGCCTCATCATTGCAGTTTGTGTAACTCTGCTTTTAAACACTCCTACAATTTAAAACGACACCTGCTGATCCACAGTGAGAGTAATGTCAAACCTCACCAGTGCAATGTGTGTAAAGCAGCTTTTAGGTTTTCGTCCAAATTAAAAGCACACATGCTGAcccacagtgatgtgaaacttCACCAGTGCAGCATATGCAAAGCTGTCTTCAAAAGGTCAGATCATGTGAAACAGCACATGCATGTCCACAGCGAGAGTAACGAGAAACCTCatcagtgcagtgtgtgtaaagctggtTTTAAGCGctcagacaatttaaaacagcacatgttAGTCCACAGTAATGTTTAA